Proteins from a single region of Nomascus leucogenys isolate Asia chromosome 2, Asia_NLE_v1, whole genome shotgun sequence:
- the WNT8A gene encoding protein Wnt-8a isoform X1, translating into MLCCIQCLCLVSPFPTLTPCQGGPHCLIPIHLCLTFCLFGRSVNNFLITGPKAYLTYTTSVALGAQSGIEECKFQFAWERWNCPENALQLSTHNRLRSATRETSFIHAISSAGVMYIITKNCSMGDFENCGCDGSKNGKTGGHGWIWGGCSDNVEFGERISKLFVDSLEKGKDARALMNLHNNRAGRLAVRATMKRTCKCHGISGSCSIQTCWLQLADFREMGDYLKAKYDQALKIEMDKRQLRAGNSAEGHWVPAEAFLPSAEAELIFLEESPDYCTCNSSLGIYGTEGRECLQNSHNTSRWERRSCGRLCTECGLQVEERKTEVISSCNCKFQWCCTVKCDQCRHVTMSNPAVLLGIRRIEAKNERVLFRLLKSSLWLQIYADK; encoded by the exons ATGCTGTGCTGCATTCAGTGCCTCTGCCTGGTAAGTCCTTTCCCAACCCTCACTCCTTGCCAAGGAGGCCCCCATTGTCTCATCCCCATTCACCTCTGCctcactttttgtctttttggtaggtCAGTGAACAATTTCCTGATAACAGGTCCCAAG GCCTATCTGACCTACACGACTAGCGTGGCCTTGGGTGCCCAGAGTGGCATCGAGGAGTGCAAGTTCCAGTTTGCTTGGGAACGCTGGAACTGCCCTGAAAATGCTCTTCAGCTCTCCACCCACAACCGGCTGAGAAGTG cTACCAGAGAGACTTCCTTCATACATGCTATCAGCTCTGCTGGAGTCATGTACATCATCACCAAGAACTGTAGCATGGGTGACTTCGAAAACTGTGGCTGTGATGggtcaaaaaatggaaaaacag GAGGCCATGGCTGGAtctggggaggctgcagtgacaaTGTGGAATTTGGGGAAAGGATCTCCAAACTCTTTGTGGACAGTCTGGAGAAGGGGAAGGATGCCAGAGCCCTGATGAATCTTCACAACAACAGGGCCGGCAGACTG GCAGTGAGAGCCACCATGAAAAGGACGTGCAAATGTCATGGCATCTCTGGGAGCTGCAGTATACAGACGTGCTGGCTGCAGCTGGCTGACTTCCGGGAGATGGGAGACTACCTAAAGGCCAAGTATGACCAGGCGTTGAAAATTGAAATGGATAAGCGGCAGCTGAGAGCTGGGAACAGCGCCGAGGGCCACTGGGTGCCCGCTGAGGCCTTCCTTCCTAGCGCAGAGGCGGAACTGATCTTTTTAGAGGAATCACCAGATTACTGTACCTgcaattccagcctgggcatctaTGGCACAGAGGGTCGTGAGTGCCTACAGAACAGCCACAACACATCCAGGTGGGAGCGACGTAGCTGTGGGCGCCTGTGCACTGAGTGTGGGCTGCAGGTGGAAGAGAGGAAAACTGAGGTCATAAGCAGCTGTAACTGCAAATTCCAGTGGTGCTGTACGGTCAAGTGTGACCAGTGTAGGCATGTG ACCATGTCCAACCCAGCTGTGCTGCTGGGAATCAGGAGAATAGAAGCAAAAAATGAAAGAGTTCTGTTCAGACTCCTGAAGAGCAGCCTGTGGCTACAAATCTATGCTGATAAATGA
- the WNT8A gene encoding protein Wnt-8a isoform X2, with protein sequence MGNLFMLWAALGICCAAFSASAWSVNNFLITGPKAYLTYTTSVALGAQSGIEECKFQFAWERWNCPENALQLSTHNRLRSATRETSFIHAISSAGVMYIITKNCSMGDFENCGCDGSKNGKTGGHGWIWGGCSDNVEFGERISKLFVDSLEKGKDARALMNLHNNRAGRLAVRATMKRTCKCHGISGSCSIQTCWLQLADFREMGDYLKAKYDQALKIEMDKRQLRAGNSAEGHWVPAEAFLPSAEAELIFLEESPDYCTCNSSLGIYGTEGRECLQNSHNTSRWERRSCGRLCTECGLQVEERKTEVISSCNCKFQWCCTVKCDQCRHVVSKYYCARSPGSAQSLGKGSA encoded by the exons ATGGGGAACCTGTTTATGCTCTGGGCAGCTCTGGGCATATGCTGTGCTGCATTCAGTGCCTCTGCCTG gtCAGTGAACAATTTCCTGATAACAGGTCCCAAG GCCTATCTGACCTACACGACTAGCGTGGCCTTGGGTGCCCAGAGTGGCATCGAGGAGTGCAAGTTCCAGTTTGCTTGGGAACGCTGGAACTGCCCTGAAAATGCTCTTCAGCTCTCCACCCACAACCGGCTGAGAAGTG cTACCAGAGAGACTTCCTTCATACATGCTATCAGCTCTGCTGGAGTCATGTACATCATCACCAAGAACTGTAGCATGGGTGACTTCGAAAACTGTGGCTGTGATGggtcaaaaaatggaaaaacag GAGGCCATGGCTGGAtctggggaggctgcagtgacaaTGTGGAATTTGGGGAAAGGATCTCCAAACTCTTTGTGGACAGTCTGGAGAAGGGGAAGGATGCCAGAGCCCTGATGAATCTTCACAACAACAGGGCCGGCAGACTG GCAGTGAGAGCCACCATGAAAAGGACGTGCAAATGTCATGGCATCTCTGGGAGCTGCAGTATACAGACGTGCTGGCTGCAGCTGGCTGACTTCCGGGAGATGGGAGACTACCTAAAGGCCAAGTATGACCAGGCGTTGAAAATTGAAATGGATAAGCGGCAGCTGAGAGCTGGGAACAGCGCCGAGGGCCACTGGGTGCCCGCTGAGGCCTTCCTTCCTAGCGCAGAGGCGGAACTGATCTTTTTAGAGGAATCACCAGATTACTGTACCTgcaattccagcctgggcatctaTGGCACAGAGGGTCGTGAGTGCCTACAGAACAGCCACAACACATCCAGGTGGGAGCGACGTAGCTGTGGGCGCCTGTGCACTGAGTGTGGGCTGCAGGTGGAAGAGAGGAAAACTGAGGTCATAAGCAGCTGTAACTGCAAATTCCAGTGGTGCTGTACGGTCAAGTGTGACCAGTGTAGGCATGTGGTGAGCAAGTATTACTGTGCACGCTCCCCAGGCAGTGCCCAGTCCCTGGGTAAGGGCAGTGCCTGA